The following proteins are co-located in the Leptodactylus fuscus isolate aLepFus1 chromosome 8, aLepFus1.hap2, whole genome shotgun sequence genome:
- the LITAF gene encoding lipopolysaccharide-induced tumor necrosis factor-alpha factor isoform X1 — protein MQQAGNYQPIPGEYVVPSAPPSYEEATFCHQPYPPPPPLQPGMEAKPLNPTPPYVVQPVPMQAPVTVQTVYVQQPVTFHDRPIQLCCPNCSRLTTTRLVHTSGALAWLSCGGLCLLGCGFGCCLIPFCIDSLKDVDHYCANCHALLGSYKRI, from the exons ATGCAGCAAGCAGGGAATTACCAGCCGATTCCAGGGGAATATGTGGTCCCATCTGCACCGCCTTCATATGAAGAAGCCACATTCTGCCATCAGCCATATCCTCCACCGCCACCTCTTCAACCAGGGATGGAAGCAAAACCTCTGAACCCTACTCCACCTTATGTGGTCCAGCCAGTGCCTATGCAGGCTCCAG TTACAGTTCAGACTGTGTATGTTCAACAGCCGGTCACATTTCACGATCGTCCCATCCAGTTATGTTGCCCTAATTGTTCCAGATTGACTACTACTCGTCTTGTCCATACATCTGGAGCTTTGGCCTGGTTATCTTGTGGTGGATTGTGTCTTCTCGG GTGTGGATTTGGCTGCTGCCTTATTCCTTTCTGTATTGATTCCTTAAAAGATGTGGATCATTACTGCGCCAACTGCCATGCTTTACTCGGCTCCTACAAACGTATTTAA
- the LITAF gene encoding lipopolysaccharide-induced tumor necrosis factor-alpha factor isoform X2, whose translation MQQAGNYQPIPGEYVVPSAPPSYEEATFCHQPYPPPPPLQPGMEAKPLNPTPPYVVQPVPMQAPVQTVYVQQPVTFHDRPIQLCCPNCSRLTTTRLVHTSGALAWLSCGGLCLLGCGFGCCLIPFCIDSLKDVDHYCANCHALLGSYKRI comes from the exons ATGCAGCAAGCAGGGAATTACCAGCCGATTCCAGGGGAATATGTGGTCCCATCTGCACCGCCTTCATATGAAGAAGCCACATTCTGCCATCAGCCATATCCTCCACCGCCACCTCTTCAACCAGGGATGGAAGCAAAACCTCTGAACCCTACTCCACCTTATGTGGTCCAGCCAGTGCCTATGCAGGCTCCAG TTCAGACTGTGTATGTTCAACAGCCGGTCACATTTCACGATCGTCCCATCCAGTTATGTTGCCCTAATTGTTCCAGATTGACTACTACTCGTCTTGTCCATACATCTGGAGCTTTGGCCTGGTTATCTTGTGGTGGATTGTGTCTTCTCGG GTGTGGATTTGGCTGCTGCCTTATTCCTTTCTGTATTGATTCCTTAAAAGATGTGGATCATTACTGCGCCAACTGCCATGCTTTACTCGGCTCCTACAAACGTATTTAA